The stretch of DNA TGGCCTCGGCGTTCAGCTGGGTGCAGGCGTACGTGCTCAACGGTGTCGTGCAGCGTACCGTCTACCGGCTGCGCGAGCAGATCGAGGCGAAGATCAACCGCCTTCCGCTGCGCTACTTCGATTCGGTGCAGCGCGGCGAGCTGCTCAGCCGGGTGACCAACGACGTCGACAATATTTCCCAGAGCCTGCAGCAGTCGATCAGCCAGGCGGTGACATCGCTGCTGACCGTGGTGGGGGTGCTGCTGATGATGTTCCTGCTCTCGCCGACGCTCGCCGTGATCGCGCTGGTGACGGTGCCGCTGACGCTGGTGACCACCACGGTGATCGCGAAGCGCTCGCAGAAGCTCTTCGTGGCGCAGTGGAAGAACACCGGGGAGCTGAACGGCCAGATCGAGGAGACCTACACCGGGCACGCCCTGGTGAAGGTGTTCGGGCGTCAGAAGGAGGTGGAGGAGCGGTTCCGGCAGAAGAACGTGGAGCTGTACCAGGCGAGCTTCGGCGCCCAGTTCATTTCCGGCCTGATCATGCCCGCCATGACGTTCATCGGCAACCTGGTCTACGTGGGGATTGCCGTGGTGGGCGGCCTGCAGGTGGCCTCCGGCGCGATGCAGCTCGGCGACGTGCAGGCCTTCATCCAGTACTCGCGGCAGTTCACCCAGCCGCTGGCCCAGCTCGGGTCCATGGCGAACCTGCTCCAGTCCGGCGTTGCGTCGGCCGAGCGGGTGTTCGAGCTGCTGGACACCGACGAGCAGAGCCCGGATCCTGTCGCTGCCCTTTCTCCGGAGACGGTGCGGGGCCGGCTCGTGTTCGAAAACGTTTCGTTCTCCTACTCGCCGGACAAGCCGTTGATCTCTGATCTGAGCCTGGTGGCCGAGCCGGGACAGACGGTGGCGATCGTGGGACCCACCGGGGCAGGCAAGACCACCCTGGTGAACCTGATGATGCGCTTCTACGAGCTCGACGGCGGGCGGATCACGCTCGACGGCGTGGACATCACCGGCATGACCCGCAACGAACTGCGCTCGCGGATGGGCATGGTGCTGCAGGACACCTGGCTGTTCGGCGGGAGCATCCGGGACAACATCGCCTACGGCCGGCCGTCTGCCTCGGAAGGCGAAATCCTGGAGGCCGCGAAGGCGACGTACGTGGACCGGTTCGTGCGGTCGCTGCCGGAGGGCTATGACACCGTGCTCGACGACGAGGGCGGCAACGTGAGTGCCGGCGAGAAGCAGTTGCTGACCATCGCGCGGGCGTTCCTGGCCCGCCCGTCCGTGCTGATCCTGGACGAGGCGACGAGCTCGGTGGACACCCGCACGGAGGTGCTGGTGCAGAAGGCCATGAGCGCGCTGAGGTCGGACCGGACCAGCTTCGTGATCGCGCACCGGCTCTCGACCATCCGCGACGCCGACCTCATCCTGGTGATGGAGGCCGGGCAGATCGTGGAGCAGGGGACCCATGCGGAGCTGCTGGCCGCCGGCGGGGCGTATTCCGCGCTGTATGCGGCGCAGTTCGCGGCTCCGGTGGCGGAGGTTTAACGGCGCTGCGCGTGGGGCGCGGCATCAAACAGAAGCGGACGACGGCGGGTGATCCCGCCGTCGTCCGCCCCTCCTGATTACTGAAACTGCGTCATGCTCTTAGTTGATTGAGGGCGACGCACTCAGATAGCCCTTCACGCTGGCGCGAAGGGTCTCGGTGTGCTCGTAGATCTCCTCAAGCGTGGTCTCAAGGGCGTCGGCTTCGGCCAGGTCGGCTTCGGCCACCGGCGTGCTGGTGACTGTTGCGGCCGCGTCATCAGTCTGCGGGAAGCCAGCAGGGGCGCCGAGAGCCTTTTTCAGACGCTCGTTCACCTGGTCGTTGAGGAACTGCTTGGACGCTTTGGAGACCAGTGCCGTGAACTGCTCACGCACCTTCTGCGTGTACGGGCCGGGGTAAACGCGGCCGGTGAGGAACTTGATCCATTCGCCCTCCGGTTCCTTGAACTGCGCTGCCAGTGTCCGCTTCAACTCGCCGATGTACTTCAATTCCCCGGCGGAGCTGATGATCGAGTCGAGGTCAACGACGTCCTTGGAAAGCTTCTGCAGCTCAGGGATCAGGGATTCATCAATATCGGTGAGGTCCAGGACCAGGAAGGGCTTGGCGTCCATCCGGTTCGGAGCGTCGAGGTCGGTAAAGAACTGGTACACCGCCCCGACTGCAATTGCTATTAAAGTTCCCGCCATCATCAGTGTTCAACCCATGGCGTATTCACTCCCACAGGCTTGGTCGGCACCGAGGGTGCGGTTGAGGAGGAAGCTGGTGACTCCTGAGGTGAGGCGTTCGTCGTTGCCCGCCCTCATCAATCGAAGATTTTCCTAAATGCCTCCGACGTTACCGACCCCTCTCTTGGTTGGACTCCAGATCGGCCAGTGCCTGCCCGAATGTGAGTCCATGTAGCTCTGAGGGCCAAACTCCCAACTGCCGGGCCATTGCCTCGGTCTCCCATCCCTTGGACCGTCGTAGTCCAGGAAATA from Arthrobacter sp. PAMC25564 encodes:
- a CDS encoding ABC transporter ATP-binding protein; this encodes MSRTDKAPTPAAASGTGAPAGAPAVVRIPRPAGGPGRGGPFAGMNIPAEKAMNFGASAKRLVGTLHPERLWLVLVLVLAITSVTLSVIGPRLLGAGTNLIFSGVVSKQLPAGVSKDQLIAGLRAAGEKQKADMLSGMALTPGVGIDFAALSSVLLWALVLYVLASAFSWVQAYVLNGVVQRTVYRLREQIEAKINRLPLRYFDSVQRGELLSRVTNDVDNISQSLQQSISQAVTSLLTVVGVLLMMFLLSPTLAVIALVTVPLTLVTTTVIAKRSQKLFVAQWKNTGELNGQIEETYTGHALVKVFGRQKEVEERFRQKNVELYQASFGAQFISGLIMPAMTFIGNLVYVGIAVVGGLQVASGAMQLGDVQAFIQYSRQFTQPLAQLGSMANLLQSGVASAERVFELLDTDEQSPDPVAALSPETVRGRLVFENVSFSYSPDKPLISDLSLVAEPGQTVAIVGPTGAGKTTLVNLMMRFYELDGGRITLDGVDITGMTRNELRSRMGMVLQDTWLFGGSIRDNIAYGRPSASEGEILEAAKATYVDRFVRSLPEGYDTVLDDEGGNVSAGEKQLLTIARAFLARPSVLILDEATSSVDTRTEVLVQKAMSALRSDRTSFVIAHRLSTIRDADLILVMEAGQIVEQGTHAELLAAGGAYSALYAAQFAAPVAEV